The Lacrimispora xylanolytica genome has a segment encoding these proteins:
- a CDS encoding ABC transporter permease: MNYLVSLLKEIITKRKLILELSKADFKKRFVGSYFGIAWMFLQPMATVLVYFFVFQMGFKSVPPVPNYPYVLWLIPGIVPWFFFSEVLNLGTGCLQEYNYLVKKVVFRVEILPVIKLISCLMVHGIFALIMIVVFLCYGVFPKASWIQIAYYSFASSMFSLAIAYFTSAIQVFFKDMAQIIGICLQFGMWMVPIMWAPEMFKNFPSWLPTLLKLNPFYYIVAGYRDSMLSGNWLVERPTLGLYFWTVTIVIMLLGLKVFKKLRPHFSDVL; this comes from the coding sequence ATGAATTATCTGGTTTCCTTGTTAAAAGAAATTATAACAAAAAGAAAGCTAATCCTGGAGCTGTCAAAAGCAGATTTTAAGAAACGATTCGTAGGTTCCTACTTTGGGATTGCCTGGATGTTCTTACAGCCTATGGCAACGGTGCTGGTCTACTTTTTCGTATTCCAGATGGGATTTAAAAGTGTGCCGCCGGTACCCAATTACCCATATGTGCTGTGGCTCATCCCAGGCATAGTACCCTGGTTCTTTTTCAGTGAGGTACTGAACCTTGGAACCGGCTGCCTGCAGGAATATAATTATCTGGTGAAAAAGGTGGTTTTCCGCGTGGAGATTCTTCCGGTCATCAAGCTGATTTCCTGCCTTATGGTACATGGAATCTTTGCTCTTATCATGATCGTAGTATTCTTATGCTATGGCGTGTTTCCAAAAGCAAGCTGGATTCAAATCGCTTATTACTCCTTTGCAAGCTCCATGTTTTCCCTTGCAATTGCTTATTTTACAAGTGCCATACAGGTTTTCTTCAAGGACATGGCACAGATCATCGGCATTTGCCTGCAGTTTGGCATGTGGATGGTTCCTATCATGTGGGCACCGGAAATGTTTAAAAATTTCCCTTCCTGGCTGCCGACTTTGCTTAAATTAAATCCTTTCTATTACATTGTAGCAGGATACAGAGACAGCATGCTGTCCGGAAACTGGCTGGTAGAAAGACCCACCCTTGGACTTTATTTTTGGACCGTGACAATCGTGATCATGCTCCTGGGGTTAAAAGTATTTAAAAAGCTGCGTCCTCATTTTTCAGATGTGTTGTGA
- a CDS encoding glycosyltransferase gives MKKINFVKYNKTRREAFQIRTSLVEEGGVPYVEKSALTPEGTAHIRSLGDKYKSLMEQNQRLKVAEVSVSPDGRTARFEFLKGETLSEILGREIKDGKVSVSKMEDAISMILSVKEDCMLPFHLTPEFKEVFGDLSQADEKIKKDWTFQASNIDCLFENIMLTENGPYCLDYEWVFTFPVPVNFIKFRVLYYFYEQYKSILNYDSMEAFLEEFGVDGDRLSLYQEMERSFQEYVHGENQQIYLVNYMHETHAIPDDMFEVSQIIDDTKEQISQMEMELHEKDVTITKQQEVKRLTDNHVTNQDMIITTLRKDCENMEEIINRLRRHEALFYRVGRRLKRLFNEKFPEGTRKRKLLYYTKNTLLHPINSIRLYTTEEGRNLIEGDMKIGEAYRKHGKLRFVKEGHPMVSIIIPVYNQIHYTYACLASILEHTKDVVYEVIIADDVSTDATSELTKFTENLVICRNETNQGFLKNCNQAAKAARGKYVMFLNNDTQVTEGWLSSLVNLIESDSTIGMVGSKLVYPDGRLQEAGGILWSDGSGWNYGRLDDPEKPEYNYVKDVDYISGAAILLSNELWKQIGGFDERFAPAYCEDSDLAFEVRKAGLRVVYQPLSNVIHFEGISNGTDVNGTGLKRYQVENSRKLQEKWAEEFKKQCENDGNPDPFRARERSQNKDIILVVDHYVPTYDRDAGSKTTFQYLQMFVEKGYVVKFLGDNFLHEEPYSTVLQQMGIEILYGPEYQAGIWNWLKDHSDDIKVAYLNRPHIAAKYIDFIKNKTNIKVIYYGHDLHFLREGREYELTGDPEKRESSEYWKSMELRLMRKASVSYYPSYVEREAIHEIEPSIHVKAIVAYVFETFLSRIPDDFSKREGLLFVGGFAHPPNIDAVLWFANDIFPLIRQVLPVNFYIVGSKVTDEIKALEQPGNGIIVKGFVSDEELSRLYASCRVVVVPLRYGAGVKGKVIEALYHGSPIVTTSIGAEGIPDAEKVMAVTDDPQGFAQEVVSMYRDTERCKQICEETQNYIRRYHSIDAAWSVVGEDF, from the coding sequence ATGAAGAAGATTAACTTTGTAAAATACAATAAAACCCGCAGGGAAGCCTTTCAGATCCGAACCAGTCTGGTGGAGGAAGGCGGAGTTCCCTATGTGGAAAAATCAGCCCTGACCCCGGAAGGCACTGCACATATCCGGTCCCTGGGCGACAAATATAAGAGTCTTATGGAGCAGAACCAGAGGTTAAAGGTGGCAGAGGTTTCTGTAAGCCCTGATGGGCGGACCGCCCGATTTGAATTCTTAAAGGGAGAGACCTTATCTGAAATTTTAGGCAGGGAGATTAAGGACGGAAAGGTTTCCGTCTCCAAGATGGAAGACGCCATTTCCATGATCTTAAGTGTAAAGGAAGATTGTATGCTTCCATTTCACTTAACTCCTGAATTTAAGGAGGTCTTTGGTGACCTATCCCAGGCCGATGAGAAAATCAAAAAAGACTGGACCTTCCAGGCATCCAACATAGACTGTCTCTTTGAGAATATTATGTTAACTGAAAATGGTCCTTATTGTCTGGATTATGAATGGGTATTTACCTTCCCGGTTCCAGTTAACTTTATTAAATTCCGGGTACTCTACTATTTCTATGAGCAGTATAAAAGCATCCTGAACTACGATTCCATGGAAGCATTTTTAGAGGAATTCGGAGTAGATGGGGATCGTCTGTCCCTCTATCAGGAGATGGAACGCAGCTTCCAGGAATACGTCCATGGAGAAAACCAGCAGATTTATCTGGTAAACTACATGCATGAGACCCATGCCATTCCAGATGATATGTTTGAAGTATCCCAGATCATTGATGATACCAAAGAGCAGATTTCCCAGATGGAAATGGAGCTTCATGAAAAAGATGTGACCATCACAAAACAGCAGGAAGTAAAGCGCCTGACGGATAACCATGTGACCAATCAGGATATGATCATCACCACTCTTCGGAAAGACTGCGAAAACATGGAAGAGATCATCAACCGATTAAGACGCCACGAGGCTTTGTTCTACCGGGTGGGAAGAAGGCTGAAACGCCTCTTTAACGAGAAATTCCCGGAAGGCACAAGAAAGCGAAAGCTGCTTTATTATACGAAAAATACATTGCTTCATCCCATAAATTCCATCCGCCTTTATACCACAGAGGAAGGCAGGAATTTAATAGAAGGAGATATGAAGATCGGGGAAGCTTACAGAAAGCATGGAAAGCTGCGGTTCGTAAAAGAAGGCCATCCCATGGTCTCTATCATCATTCCGGTATACAACCAGATTCATTATACCTACGCTTGCCTTGCCTCTATCTTAGAGCATACCAAAGATGTGGTATATGAGGTAATTATCGCAGACGATGTTTCCACAGATGCCACTTCGGAGCTTACCAAATTCACCGAGAATCTGGTGATCTGCAGAAATGAAACAAACCAGGGCTTTTTAAAGAACTGTAACCAGGCAGCCAAGGCCGCCAGGGGAAAATATGTCATGTTCTTAAACAATGACACCCAGGTAACAGAAGGCTGGCTGTCCAGTCTTGTAAACTTAATTGAATCCGACTCCACCATTGGTATGGTAGGCTCTAAGCTGGTGTACCCAGACGGACGCCTTCAGGAAGCCGGAGGAATTCTCTGGAGTGACGGTTCCGGCTGGAATTACGGACGTTTGGATGATCCGGAAAAGCCGGAATACAATTATGTAAAAGATGTGGACTACATTTCAGGCGCAGCCATTTTACTTTCCAATGAACTTTGGAAGCAGATCGGTGGCTTTGATGAACGGTTTGCCCCTGCTTACTGCGAGGATTCCGACCTGGCCTTTGAAGTAAGAAAAGCAGGACTTCGGGTGGTATATCAGCCTCTTTCCAATGTCATTCACTTTGAAGGTATCTCAAACGGCACCGATGTCAATGGTACCGGCCTAAAGCGGTATCAGGTAGAAAACAGCCGAAAGCTTCAGGAAAAATGGGCAGAAGAATTTAAAAAGCAATGTGAAAATGACGGAAACCCAGACCCCTTCCGGGCGAGAGAGCGAAGCCAGAATAAGGACATCATACTTGTGGTGGATCATTATGTCCCCACTTACGATCGGGATGCCGGCTCCAAGACCACCTTCCAGTATCTCCAGATGTTTGTGGAAAAAGGTTACGTGGTAAAATTCCTTGGGGATAACTTCCTTCATGAAGAACCTTATTCCACCGTTTTACAGCAGATGGGAATCGAGATTCTTTACGGCCCAGAATACCAGGCCGGAATCTGGAACTGGTTAAAGGACCATAGCGATGATATTAAGGTGGCTTATTTAAACCGTCCTCATATCGCAGCCAAATATATCGACTTTATTAAAAACAAAACCAACATAAAGGTAATCTACTACGGCCATGACCTTCATTTCTTACGGGAAGGAAGAGAGTACGAGCTGACAGGAGACCCGGAAAAGAGGGAGTCCTCGGAGTACTGGAAATCCATGGAGCTGCGCCTCATGAGAAAGGCATCTGTTTCCTATTATCCTTCCTATGTAGAACGGGAAGCCATTCATGAAATAGAGCCTTCCATTCACGTAAAGGCCATCGTCGCTTACGTGTTTGAAACATTTTTAAGCCGCATTCCCGATGATTTTTCCAAGCGGGAAGGACTGCTGTTTGTAGGAGGCTTTGCCCATCCGCCAAACATTGATGCTGTCTTGTGGTTTGCTAATGACATATTCCCATTAATCCGTCAGGTGCTTCCGGTGAATTTCTACATCGTAGGCTCCAAGGTAACGGATGAGATCAAGGCCCTAGAGCAGCCGGGGAATGGAATCATAGTCAAAGGCTTTGTATCCGATGAAGAGCTTTCCAGACTGTATGCCTCCTGCCGAGTGGTAGTAGTTCCCCTCCGCTATGGAGCTGGCGTAAAAGGAAAGGTCATTGAAGCCCTTTATCATGGATCCCCTATCGTAACGACCTCCATCGGAGCTGAAGGAATCCCTGATGCAGAAAAGGTTATGGCTGTTACCGATGATCCTCAGGGCTTTGCCCAGGAGGTAGTTTCCATGTATCGGGATACAGAACGCTGCAAACAAATCTGTGAAGAGACCCAGAATTACATCCGCAGATACCACAGCATTGATGCAGCCTGGAGCGTGGTTGGGGAAGATTTCTAG
- the chvE gene encoding multiple monosaccharide ABC transporter substrate-binding protein yields MKRKLLAVAMTLALAATALAGCGSKTSSVSESKETQAATTAAETTKAAESKAEETKAGKADGVLIGVAMPTKDLQRWNQDGTNMKKELEDAGYKVDLQFASNDVQTQVSQIENMISNGCQLLVIASIDGSSLGEPLAQAKSMGIPVIAYDRLIMNSDAVTYYATFDNYKVGQKQGEYLVEALGLEKATDSKNIELFTGDPADNNCKFFFGGAMDVLKKYIDNGKLTVKSGQTAFEQVATANWDSEKAQNRMDTIIAGNYSDGTVLDAVLCSNDSTALGVENALASSYTGKYPIITGQDCDIANVKNMIQGKQAMSVFKDTRTLASQVVKMVDSIIKGGEAEINDTKSYDNGTGIIPTYLCDPVVVTLDNYKDMLITSGYYKEDQLK; encoded by the coding sequence AGAGACTCAGGCAGCAACAACGGCAGCAGAGACGACAAAAGCAGCGGAGAGCAAAGCAGAAGAAACAAAGGCCGGAAAAGCCGATGGTGTTTTAATCGGAGTTGCTATGCCGACCAAGGATCTTCAGCGGTGGAACCAGGATGGAACCAATATGAAAAAAGAGCTGGAAGATGCCGGTTATAAGGTTGACCTTCAGTTCGCAAGCAATGATGTTCAGACCCAGGTATCCCAGATTGAGAACATGATCTCAAACGGCTGCCAGCTCCTGGTTATTGCTTCCATTGATGGAAGCTCCTTAGGTGAGCCTTTGGCTCAGGCAAAGTCAATGGGCATTCCGGTCATTGCATATGACCGTCTGATCATGAACTCCGATGCCGTAACCTATTACGCAACCTTTGATAACTATAAAGTAGGCCAGAAGCAGGGCGAGTATCTGGTAGAAGCATTGGGACTGGAAAAAGCAACCGATTCTAAGAACATTGAGCTGTTCACCGGTGACCCGGCAGACAACAACTGTAAGTTCTTCTTCGGAGGAGCTATGGATGTCCTTAAGAAATACATCGACAATGGCAAACTGACTGTAAAATCCGGCCAGACCGCATTTGAGCAGGTTGCTACTGCTAACTGGGATTCTGAAAAAGCTCAGAACCGTATGGATACCATTATTGCAGGAAACTACTCTGATGGAACCGTACTTGATGCAGTTCTTTGCTCCAACGACTCAACCGCTCTTGGTGTAGAAAATGCACTAGCATCTTCTTATACCGGAAAATATCCGATTATTACTGGTCAGGACTGTGACATTGCCAATGTAAAGAACATGATTCAGGGCAAGCAGGCCATGAGCGTATTCAAAGATACCCGTACTCTCGCTTCCCAGGTTGTTAAGATGGTAGATTCCATTATTAAGGGTGGAGAAGCAGAAATCAACGATACCAAGTCTTATGACAACGGAACCGGAATTATCCCGACCTATCTTTGCGATCCTGTGGTTGTAACCTTAGATAACTATAAAGATATGTTAATTACATCCGGATACTACAAAGAAGATCAGCTGAAATAA
- the rfbC gene encoding dTDP-4-dehydrorhamnose 3,5-epimerase has product MGKIKVSECGIEGLYVIEPTVFPDSRGYFVETYNQNDFKEAGLTMNFVQDNQSMSVKGVLRGLHFQKEFPQGKLVRVIKGKVFDVAVDLRSTSETYGKWFGVELTAENKKQFYIPEGFAHGFLVLSDEAEFAYKCTDFYHPGDEGGLLWSDPEIGIQWPIEEGMELIISEKDQKWGSIKDTFKF; this is encoded by the coding sequence ATGGGAAAGATAAAAGTATCAGAGTGCGGAATAGAAGGACTTTATGTCATTGAGCCAACAGTATTTCCAGATTCCAGAGGCTATTTTGTAGAGACCTATAATCAGAACGATTTTAAAGAAGCAGGCCTTACCATGAATTTCGTACAGGATAATCAGTCCATGTCAGTAAAGGGCGTTCTTCGTGGCCTTCATTTCCAGAAGGAGTTTCCACAGGGAAAGCTGGTTCGTGTAATCAAAGGCAAGGTATTCGATGTGGCAGTGGATCTTCGTTCCACTTCCGAAACGTATGGAAAATGGTTCGGCGTTGAGCTGACAGCAGAAAACAAAAAGCAGTTCTATATTCCGGAAGGCTTTGCTCATGGATTCCTGGTTCTGTCTGATGAAGCAGAATTTGCTTATAAATGTACTGATTTCTATCATCCTGGTGATGAAGGCGGCCTTCTTTGGAGTGATCCGGAAATCGGAATCCAGTGGCCGATCGAAGAAGGTATGGAGCTGATTATTTCTGAAAAGGATCAGAAGTGGGGCAGCATTAAGGATACCTTTAAATTTTAG
- the mmsB gene encoding multiple monosaccharide ABC transporter permease, which produces MKNKIKLSEGLKKYTMIIVLLVVVILFTVNTGGKMLLPQNVNNLIAQNAYVFILATGMLFCILTGGNIDLSVGSLVCFIGAVGGTMMITFGINPYLTLLAMAIIGILAGAWQGFWIAYVRIPPFIVTLAGMLMFRGLSNVVLQGMTLSPIPDPFLSLFNSYVPDIFGMEGFNLTCFLIGIIACLVFIVLELLSRRRRQQKGYHVDPLFGTIVKLSLISFVILAFMYKLAKYKGIPNALIWVTVIIGIYSYISSKTTTGRYFYAVGGNEKATRLSGIDTNKVYFLAYLNMGLLAAVAGMVTVARLNSANPTAGNNYEMDAIGACFIGGASAYGGTGTVPGVIVGATLMGVLNLGMSIMGVDQNLQKVVKGAVLMAAVIFDVVSKRKSFIAKQ; this is translated from the coding sequence ATGAAAAATAAGATTAAATTATCTGAGGGATTAAAAAAATATACCATGATAATCGTTCTTTTAGTAGTGGTCATTCTATTTACAGTCAATACAGGCGGGAAAATGCTTCTGCCCCAGAACGTAAATAACTTAATCGCACAGAACGCCTATGTATTTATTCTTGCTACCGGTATGCTGTTTTGTATTCTCACCGGAGGCAATATTGATTTATCCGTAGGTTCCCTGGTCTGCTTTATTGGAGCGGTTGGGGGAACCATGATGATCACATTTGGCATCAATCCCTATCTGACCTTACTGGCTATGGCCATCATCGGAATATTAGCCGGAGCATGGCAGGGGTTCTGGATTGCCTATGTAAGAATTCCTCCGTTTATCGTAACCCTGGCCGGAATGCTCATGTTCCGTGGACTTTCTAATGTAGTTCTACAGGGTATGACATTATCTCCGATCCCGGACCCATTTCTATCTCTGTTTAACTCCTATGTCCCGGATATTTTTGGAATGGAAGGCTTTAACCTGACCTGCTTTTTAATCGGAATTATTGCCTGCCTGGTCTTTATCGTTCTGGAGCTTTTAAGCCGTAGAAGAAGACAACAAAAAGGATACCATGTAGATCCATTATTTGGGACCATTGTAAAGCTGTCACTCATCAGCTTTGTCATTCTTGCTTTTATGTATAAGCTGGCAAAATACAAAGGCATTCCAAACGCTCTTATCTGGGTCACAGTCATCATCGGAATTTACAGCTATATTTCCTCGAAAACCACCACTGGACGTTATTTCTATGCCGTAGGAGGCAATGAAAAGGCCACAAGATTATCTGGTATTGATACCAATAAGGTATATTTCCTTGCGTATTTAAACATGGGCCTCTTAGCAGCTGTTGCAGGCATGGTAACCGTAGCCCGTCTTAATTCCGCAAACCCAACCGCAGGAAACAACTACGAGATGGATGCCATTGGCGCCTGCTTCATTGGAGGAGCCTCTGCCTACGGCGGAACCGGAACCGTACCAGGAGTTATTGTAGGTGCTACGCTTATGGGTGTACTTAATCTTGGAATGAGTATTATGGGAGTAGACCAGAATCTCCAGAAGGTAGTAAAAGGAGCGGTTCTTATGGCAGCAGTTATCTTTGATGTTGTGAGTAAGAGAAAATCATTCATTGCCAAACAGTAA
- the mmsA gene encoding multiple monosaccharide ABC transporter ATP-binding protein has product MAKILLEMKNITKTFPGVKVLSDVNLQVEEGEIHALVGENGAGKSTLMNVLSGIYSYGSYEGDIIYDGQICEFHDISDSEHKGIVIIHQELAMVPYMTIAENMYLGNEKGKKYAIDWNETYGEADKYLKTVGLTESSHTLIKDISVGKQQLVEIAKALAKRARLLILDEPTASLNEDDSKALLELLLKFKKEGMTSIIISHKLNEIAYVADKITILRDGQTIETLDRKVDDISEDRIIKGMVGRELVDRFPKRHDVTIGEMAMEVEHWNAYHPLYSDRKVVSDVSFHVRKGEVLGICGLMGAGRTELAMSIFGKSYGANISGTVRIHGEEVNLSSVKDAIKHKLAYVTEDRKGNGLILGNPIKINTTLSNLKAISRRTIIDKDKEFGVAQEYRDKLKTKCSSVEQNVGNLSGGNQQKVLLAKWMFAEPDILILDEPTRGIDVGAKYEIYCIINRLAAEGKSVIMISSELPEVLGMSDRIYIMNEGRMVGEIDAEEATQEKIMACILKSDKYSDGTEKAPLERAEQQKGE; this is encoded by the coding sequence TTGGCTAAAATACTGCTAGAAATGAAAAACATAACAAAGACATTTCCTGGCGTTAAGGTATTAAGTGATGTGAACCTCCAGGTGGAGGAAGGCGAGATTCACGCCCTGGTGGGCGAAAACGGAGCAGGAAAGTCAACTCTCATGAACGTGTTAAGCGGGATATACTCATATGGGTCCTATGAGGGGGACATCATCTACGACGGACAGATCTGTGAATTTCACGACATCAGTGACAGCGAGCACAAAGGCATTGTCATCATTCATCAGGAGCTTGCAATGGTTCCGTATATGACAATTGCAGAAAACATGTATCTTGGAAATGAAAAGGGAAAAAAATATGCCATCGACTGGAATGAAACCTATGGAGAGGCAGACAAATACTTAAAGACTGTGGGTCTTACAGAATCCTCCCATACATTAATTAAGGATATCAGCGTAGGAAAGCAGCAGTTAGTAGAGATTGCAAAAGCATTAGCCAAGCGGGCAAGGCTGTTGATCCTTGATGAGCCTACCGCATCACTGAACGAAGACGATTCAAAAGCTCTTCTGGAGCTTTTATTAAAATTCAAGAAAGAGGGAATGACCTCCATCATCATTTCCCACAAATTGAATGAGATAGCCTATGTGGCAGATAAGATAACCATTCTTAGAGATGGTCAGACCATAGAGACTCTGGACCGGAAGGTAGATGATATCTCTGAGGACCGTATCATTAAAGGAATGGTAGGCCGGGAGCTTGTGGACCGTTTCCCAAAACGCCACGATGTGACCATTGGTGAAATGGCCATGGAGGTGGAGCACTGGAATGCCTACCATCCCCTCTATTCCGACCGGAAGGTAGTAAGTGACGTATCCTTTCATGTAAGAAAAGGAGAAGTCCTTGGAATCTGCGGCCTGATGGGAGCCGGAAGAACTGAGCTTGCCATGAGTATCTTTGGCAAAAGCTATGGCGCCAATATTTCGGGCACCGTTCGCATTCATGGGGAAGAGGTGAACTTATCCTCGGTAAAGGACGCCATAAAGCATAAGCTTGCCTATGTAACAGAAGACCGGAAAGGCAATGGGCTCATTCTTGGAAATCCCATTAAAATCAATACCACCTTGTCTAATTTAAAGGCCATTAGCCGCCGGACCATCATAGACAAAGACAAAGAGTTTGGTGTGGCCCAGGAATACCGGGATAAATTAAAGACGAAATGCTCCTCCGTGGAACAAAACGTAGGAAATCTAAGCGGTGGAAACCAGCAAAAGGTGCTGCTTGCCAAATGGATGTTTGCAGAGCCGGATATTCTTATTTTAGATGAACCTACCAGGGGAATCGACGTAGGTGCCAAATATGAAATCTACTGCATCATCAACCGCCTGGCAGCAGAAGGAAAATCAGTGATTATGATTTCCTCCGAGCTTCCGGAAGTCCTTGGAATGTCTGACCGCATTTATATAATGAATGAAGGCAGGATGGTAGGAGAGATCGATGCAGAAGAGGCAACTCAGGAAAAAATCATGGCCTGTATTTTAAAATCAGATAAATACTCTGATGGGACAGAGAAAGCCCCCCTAGAACGGGCAGAACAGCAGAAGGGAGAGTAA
- a CDS encoding ABC transporter ATP-binding protein: protein MSVESNNHAISVNNVTKIYKLYEKPIDRLKEAMSPTHKNYHRDFYALNGISFDVKKGQTVGIIGTNGSGKSTILKIITGVLTPTAGTMEVNGVISALLELGAGFNMDYTGIENIYMNGTMMGFSRKEMDDKLKDILDFADIGDFVYQPVKTYSSGMFVRLAFALAINVEPEILIVDEALSVGDVFFQAKCYRRMEEIRQNGTTILMVTHDMGAIIKYCDQVVVLNKGNFIAQGEPGKMVDLYKKILANQMDDLSLELEEIRSGELNDFSGEHVKSRKEAKAAQEGFMKDKLTVNPNRTEYGDKKAEIVDFGLLDERGNVSNLLLKGEYFTIKERIHFHGDIEAPIFTYTIKDKRGADLTGTNTMYEASDVEPVKNGDEYEVEFKQKMTLQGGEYLLSMSCTGFENGEHVVYHRLYDIVNITVISNKNTVGIYDMEPEVSLMLHRDRV from the coding sequence ATGTCCGTAGAATCGAACAATCATGCAATATCAGTTAATAACGTAACAAAAATATATAAGCTATACGAAAAGCCCATCGACCGCTTAAAGGAAGCCATGAGCCCGACCCATAAAAACTATCATCGGGATTTCTATGCCTTAAACGGCATTTCTTTTGATGTGAAAAAAGGACAGACCGTAGGCATCATCGGAACCAATGGTTCCGGAAAGTCAACCATTTTAAAGATCATCACAGGAGTCCTGACCCCTACCGCCGGAACTATGGAGGTAAATGGCGTTATCTCAGCCTTACTGGAGTTAGGCGCAGGCTTTAACATGGACTATACCGGAATCGAAAACATCTATATGAACGGAACCATGATGGGATTCTCCAGAAAAGAGATGGATGACAAGCTTAAGGATATCCTGGATTTTGCAGACATCGGCGATTTTGTATACCAGCCTGTAAAAACATATTCCAGCGGTATGTTCGTCCGTCTGGCCTTCGCTCTTGCCATCAATGTAGAGCCGGAGATACTGATCGTCGATGAAGCCCTTTCCGTAGGAGACGTATTCTTCCAGGCAAAATGCTACCGCCGTATGGAAGAAATCCGCCAGAATGGAACCACTATTTTAATGGTTACACACGACATGGGTGCCATTATTAAATACTGTGATCAGGTAGTGGTATTAAACAAGGGTAATTTCATAGCTCAGGGCGAACCAGGAAAAATGGTGGATTTATATAAGAAAATCTTAGCCAATCAGATGGATGATTTGTCTCTGGAACTGGAGGAAATAAGGAGCGGAGAGTTAAATGACTTCTCCGGAGAACATGTGAAATCCAGAAAAGAAGCAAAGGCAGCCCAGGAAGGCTTTATGAAGGATAAGCTGACCGTGAATCCAAACCGTACCGAATACGGAGATAAAAAGGCTGAAATCGTAGATTTCGGTCTCCTTGATGAGCGGGGAAATGTTTCCAATCTTCTTTTAAAGGGCGAGTATTTCACCATCAAAGAAAGAATCCATTTCCACGGAGACATCGAAGCTCCTATTTTTACTTACACCATAAAGGACAAACGGGGAGCCGATTTGACCGGCACCAATACCATGTATGAAGCTTCAGACGTTGAGCCAGTGAAAAACGGCGACGAATATGAGGTGGAATTTAAACAGAAAATGACCCTTCAAGGAGGGGAATATCTGCTTTCCATGAGCTGTACCGGATTTGAAAACGGAGAACATGTTGTTTACCACCGTCTGTATGATATTGTGAACATAACGGTTATTTCCAACAAGAATACAGTGGGTATCTATGATATGGAACCGGAAGTAAGTCTAATGCTGCACCGGGACAGAGTGTGA
- a CDS encoding class I SAM-dependent methyltransferase has product MNDLSPEIRNLYVKYQGDTKAILKDNPNLDYMYALSDIRENLLEWYQFEENASLLQIGSDYGALTGLYSRRVKEVTVLESNQNNLSFNRLRHQKRDNIKYVTGSLDTFPEEHFDYVVMVGSLEEPYKEQIKKAKTLLKPEGKLILSLCNRLGLKYQAGAVSDQTKLSRQELLELLCGEEKCQGNVEFYYPMPDYKLPVTIYSDSYLPSKGDLTHAILAYDYPKYLRFDLGKMFDEVCEGKQFQTFANSFLTIWSRHEED; this is encoded by the coding sequence ATGAACGATTTAAGCCCTGAAATCAGAAATTTATATGTAAAATATCAGGGAGACACAAAGGCGATTTTAAAAGACAATCCCAACCTGGATTATATGTATGCCCTTTCCGACATCCGGGAAAATCTGCTGGAATGGTACCAGTTTGAAGAAAACGCCTCCCTCCTGCAGATTGGTTCCGATTACGGCGCTCTTACCGGTTTATACAGCCGCAGAGTAAAAGAGGTGACTGTCTTAGAATCCAATCAGAACAATTTATCCTTTAACCGCCTTCGCCACCAGAAACGGGATAACATCAAATACGTTACCGGAAGTCTTGATACCTTCCCCGAAGAGCATTTTGACTATGTGGTCATGGTGGGATCTTTAGAAGAGCCTTATAAGGAACAGATTAAGAAAGCTAAGACTCTTTTAAAGCCAGAAGGAAAACTGATTCTTTCCCTGTGCAACCGCTTGGGCTTAAAGTATCAGGCAGGAGCTGTCTCCGATCAAACAAAACTTTCCAGACAGGAGCTTTTAGAACTGTTATGTGGAGAGGAAAAATGTCAGGGAAACGTAGAATTCTATTATCCCATGCCGGATTATAAGCTTCCTGTTACCATATATTCCGATTCTTATCTTCCCTCGAAGGGGGATCTGACCCATGCTATTTTAGCTTACGATTATCCCAAATACCTGCGTTTTGATTTAGGAAAGATGTTTGATGAAGTATGTGAGGGAAAACAGTTTCAGACATTTGCCAATTCATTTTTAACCATTTGGAGCCGCCATGAAGAAGATTAA